A genomic segment from Nitrospira sp. encodes:
- a CDS encoding Peptide chain release factor 3, producing the protein MSLPVEKSADDELRREVLRRRTFAIISHPDAGKTTLTEKLLLYSGAVHLAGAVQARSTQRQAKSDWMELEQARGISITSTMLQFDYQGTRVNLLDTPGHQDFSEDTYRTLMAVDSAVMVLDGAKGIEPQTKKLFAVCRKRGIPILTFINKMDQPGRHPFDLLDEIERTLGMTAVPFNWPIGEGSGFQGVYDFQHHQVLFFQRTAHNQRRAPMTVEAFPNPKLAETLGEAYGPLQEEIGLLTGAGTSFDRARFLAGELTPVFFGSALTNFGVGPFLDAFAQLAPPPGPRHSAQGSVQPTDEAFSGFVFKIQANMDPQHRDRMAFLRICSGRFEKDMMVYHARLGRKIRMTRPHRLFGRDRETIDEAYPGDVVGLVNPGLFTIGDTLSSDRSITFDPIPHFPPECFGLLRTQDISKHKQFQKGLTQLEEEGVMQIFYSPDQVRREPILAAVGELQFDVVVSRLENEYGVKTSVERLPHVLARWIVGDPAVIAAVYWPSDTLRLVDQQGRAVMLFASEHLLAYCIKSNPSIKFLLREDVEPASA; encoded by the coding sequence ATGTCCCTGCCGGTTGAGAAGTCCGCGGACGACGAATTGCGACGAGAGGTGTTGCGGCGGCGAACGTTCGCCATCATTTCACATCCGGACGCCGGGAAGACCACACTGACGGAAAAACTGCTGCTCTATTCCGGCGCCGTCCACCTCGCCGGCGCCGTACAAGCTCGGTCCACCCAACGCCAGGCCAAGTCGGATTGGATGGAGTTGGAGCAGGCGCGCGGAATTTCGATCACCTCCACCATGCTGCAGTTCGACTACCAGGGAACGCGCGTGAACCTGCTCGATACTCCCGGACACCAGGACTTCAGCGAAGACACCTACCGCACGCTCATGGCGGTGGACAGTGCCGTCATGGTGCTGGACGGCGCCAAGGGCATCGAGCCGCAGACCAAGAAACTCTTCGCCGTCTGCCGCAAACGCGGCATCCCGATCCTGACCTTCATCAACAAGATGGACCAGCCCGGCCGCCACCCCTTCGACCTGCTCGACGAGATCGAGCGCACGTTGGGCATGACGGCGGTCCCCTTCAATTGGCCGATCGGCGAGGGGTCCGGCTTTCAAGGCGTCTACGACTTCCAACATCACCAGGTGTTGTTCTTCCAGCGGACGGCGCATAATCAGCGACGCGCCCCGATGACGGTCGAGGCCTTTCCCAATCCGAAACTGGCGGAGACGCTCGGCGAGGCCTATGGCCCGCTGCAGGAAGAGATCGGCCTGTTGACGGGGGCCGGCACCTCGTTCGATCGCGCACGATTTCTCGCAGGGGAGCTGACTCCGGTGTTCTTCGGCAGTGCATTGACGAACTTCGGGGTCGGGCCGTTCCTCGACGCATTCGCGCAACTGGCGCCGCCGCCGGGCCCGCGTCACAGCGCCCAAGGGTCGGTGCAACCGACCGACGAGGCCTTCTCCGGGTTCGTGTTCAAAATTCAAGCGAACATGGACCCGCAGCATCGGGACCGCATGGCCTTCCTCCGCATCTGCTCCGGCCGTTTCGAGAAGGACATGATGGTCTACCACGCCCGTCTGGGCCGTAAGATCCGGATGACGCGCCCCCATCGGCTCTTCGGCCGCGACCGCGAGACGATCGACGAAGCCTATCCCGGCGACGTCGTCGGGCTGGTCAATCCGGGCCTCTTCACGATCGGCGACACGCTCAGCTCGGACCGCTCCATCACCTTCGATCCCATCCCGCACTTTCCGCCGGAATGTTTCGGCCTGTTGCGCACGCAGGACATATCGAAACACAAGCAGTTTCAGAAGGGGCTCACGCAGCTCGAAGAGGAAGGGGTCATGCAGATCTTCTACTCACCGGACCAGGTGCGCCGCGAGCCGATCCTGGCCGCCGTCGGCGAGCTGCAGTTCGATGTGGTCGTGTCGCGCCTGGAGAATGAATATGGCGTGAAGACCTCGGTCGAACGATTGCCCCATGTCCTGGCCCGGTGGATCGTCGGTGATCCCGCCGTGATCGCGGCGGTCTATTGGCCGTCCGACACTCTGCGGCTCGTCGATCAGCAAGGCCGCGCCGTCATGCTGTTCGCCTCGGAACATCTCCTCGCCTATTGCATCAAATCCAATCCGTCCATCAAGTTTCTGTTACGGGAAGACGTCGAACCGGCAAGCGCCTAA
- a CDS encoding RpoH suppressor, with translation MTDAEEPPMDRFCDLVMKGGITSGVVYPKAIELLSHRYRFKNIGGTSAGAIAAVVTAAAEYQRRCKGSRAGFDLLGTIPAELQRPVAPGTSKLLSLFQPQPAMRRLFSVLIGALNKDTTSTRIAQIGGGFFRAYWPATSAAVVMALAVEAFDLGWFAAVLTFLIAWPLLVGLWVYGDITRRLAANDLGLCTGLTEDAWNEALTPWLHALIQKAAGRSLNDPPLTFGDLWGAPGFPPSWLKLPAEPRPRSIDLQMFSTNLSHGRPYIFPLPERNPQPTKYRDRERLYFTEREMKRCLPSDVVAWMVEKSQPYSVEPGREGKDPPGDDASANGMRELPEPRDFPVLLAARMSLSFPFLFTAVPLHAIDHDPPRNRKFRRCWFSDGGISSNFPMHLFDGLVPMWPTFGLNLESEVKDRDMVFLPEKYDQGYGERWNHIPDEEGASTLGGFISAIVGTMQNWNDNSLARMPGVRDRVARVRLTKDEGGLNLNMTAPLIARMAERGVEATEELIQRFAVPSPNGGQAEGWDENRFVRLHVLLKMLAARSPGVVAALSRTCGHATGFSRLLDNMMHATYEDGRPKPPPGYEEPMTQEQRRQLDAFVTALQDLATAMTPLAQPIPFKPIPTPELRVRPPL, from the coding sequence ATGACTGATGCTGAAGAACCGCCGATGGATCGTTTCTGCGACCTGGTGATGAAGGGCGGCATTACCAGCGGTGTGGTGTACCCAAAGGCGATCGAGCTGTTGTCTCACCGGTACCGTTTCAAGAATATCGGAGGCACCTCAGCTGGGGCCATCGCGGCGGTCGTCACGGCTGCTGCGGAATATCAGCGGCGGTGCAAGGGCTCTCGGGCCGGCTTCGACCTGCTCGGAACAATCCCGGCGGAGCTTCAGCGTCCGGTGGCGCCGGGCACAAGCAAATTGCTCAGTTTGTTCCAACCACAGCCTGCCATGAGACGGCTCTTCTCGGTGCTCATCGGGGCCTTGAACAAGGACACCACCTCCACACGCATCGCTCAGATCGGCGGCGGCTTCTTCAGGGCCTACTGGCCCGCAACGTCGGCAGCAGTGGTGATGGCGTTGGCGGTGGAAGCGTTTGACCTGGGCTGGTTCGCCGCGGTCCTGACCTTCCTGATCGCGTGGCCGCTGTTGGTCGGTCTGTGGGTGTACGGTGACATCACGCGAAGGCTGGCTGCCAACGATCTCGGTTTGTGCACCGGTTTAACGGAAGATGCATGGAACGAAGCACTCACCCCCTGGCTGCACGCACTGATCCAAAAGGCGGCCGGACGCAGCCTCAATGATCCACCCCTCACCTTCGGCGACCTGTGGGGTGCGCCCGGTTTTCCTCCGTCCTGGCTGAAATTGCCTGCGGAGCCCAGGCCTCGCTCGATCGACCTGCAGATGTTCTCCACGAACCTGTCCCATGGAAGGCCTTACATCTTTCCTCTGCCTGAGAGGAATCCTCAGCCGACCAAGTATCGCGACCGCGAACGCCTCTATTTCACGGAAAGGGAAATGAAACGATGCCTGCCTTCCGACGTGGTGGCTTGGATGGTGGAGAAGTCTCAGCCGTACAGCGTCGAACCGGGCAGGGAAGGAAAAGACCCTCCCGGCGATGACGCAAGCGCGAACGGGATGCGGGAATTGCCGGAGCCTCGTGACTTTCCGGTCTTGCTGGCTGCCCGCATGAGTCTGTCGTTTCCGTTTCTCTTCACGGCTGTTCCGCTCCATGCCATCGACCATGACCCGCCCAGGAATAGGAAATTTCGGCGCTGCTGGTTCTCCGATGGGGGTATCAGCTCCAACTTTCCCATGCACCTGTTCGACGGGTTGGTGCCGATGTGGCCGACCTTCGGCCTCAACCTTGAGTCGGAGGTCAAGGACCGAGACATGGTCTTTCTTCCTGAAAAGTATGACCAAGGTTATGGGGAACGCTGGAATCACATTCCGGATGAGGAAGGGGCGAGCACATTGGGCGGGTTCATCAGCGCCATCGTCGGCACGATGCAGAATTGGAACGACAACTCTCTCGCGCGCATGCCGGGGGTCCGGGACCGGGTGGCTCGGGTCCGGTTGACCAAAGACGAAGGCGGCCTGAACCTCAACATGACGGCCCCGCTCATCGCGAGAATGGCCGAACGCGGCGTGGAAGCCACGGAGGAACTCATTCAGCGATTCGCCGTACCCTCACCCAACGGCGGACAGGCCGAGGGATGGGATGAAAATCGGTTCGTCCGACTGCACGTGCTGCTGAAGATGCTCGCAGCCAGATCACCGGGAGTCGTTGCCGCTCTCAGCCGGACCTGCGGACATGCGACCGGCTTCTCGAGGCTGCTGGACAACATGATGCACGCCACCTACGAGGACGGTCGTCCCAAGCCGCCGCCGGGCTATGAGGAACCGATGACCCAGGAGCAACGCCGACAACTGGACGCGTTCGTCACTGCGTTGCAGGATCTTGCGACTGCCATGACGCCCCTGGCCCAGCCGATCCCGTTCAAACCCATCCCCACCCCGGAGCTGCGGGTCCGTCCGCCGCTGTAG
- a CDS encoding putative restriction endonuclease translates to MNEIWTRDQLLVAFNLYCKIPFSKTKANNPLVIEVAHLIGRSPASVAMKLGNFGSFDPALRTKGIKGLTRVSRADRGIWDEFNQSWEKLSVESELATERLRARSRIKHSEEDKAKSSSELYSWKLQDLLERPSEKAREVQVRLHQRFFREAVLASYGSSCCVCFNPVPQLLTAGHIIPWSEREDLRANPRNGLCLCSLHHDAFDHGLWTVEDSYEIKLSSELMAYLPNKTLESSFVYYSKVRIRMPDKFWPGEEFLAFHRTNLFRG, encoded by the coding sequence ATGAATGAAATCTGGACGCGTGACCAGCTCCTTGTCGCTTTTAATCTGTATTGCAAGATTCCTTTTTCCAAAACCAAAGCCAACAATCCTTTAGTAATTGAAGTTGCTCACTTGATAGGTCGATCGCCAGCATCCGTAGCTATGAAGCTTGGAAATTTCGGCTCTTTTGACCCTGCATTGCGGACTAAAGGGATAAAAGGGCTTACAAGAGTGAGTAGGGCAGACCGTGGCATCTGGGACGAATTCAATCAGAGTTGGGAGAAGCTTTCGGTTGAGAGCGAACTAGCCACAGAGCGACTTCGAGCTAGGTCGCGAATAAAACATTCGGAGGAAGATAAGGCAAAAAGTAGCAGTGAACTATATTCTTGGAAATTGCAGGACCTCCTTGAGCGCCCAAGTGAAAAAGCTCGCGAGGTTCAAGTTAGATTACATCAGAGATTTTTCAGGGAAGCTGTGCTGGCGTCGTATGGGAGCAGTTGTTGTGTCTGTTTCAATCCGGTCCCTCAACTATTAACGGCCGGACATATCATCCCTTGGTCCGAGAGAGAAGATCTTCGTGCTAACCCAAGGAATGGTCTGTGTCTGTGTTCCCTTCATCACGATGCGTTTGATCATGGACTGTGGACCGTGGAAGACTCCTATGAGATTAAGTTGTCTTCTGAACTAATGGCATACCTCCCAAATAAAACGCTTGAATCAAGCTTCGTCTATTACTCAAAAGTCAGAATTCGCATGCCAGACAAGTTCTGGCCCGGGGAGGAATTTCTTGCATTTCACCGCACGAATCTATTTCGGGGATAA
- a CDS encoding Translation initiation factor SUI1-related protein, whose protein sequence is MNEKKRIPTDGEPVLWNSPFAVLKNLELPPDPQRKKTDRPTAISSGREKTRGRVDIIRQTAHRGGKTVTVVTGFTGIGQAEKEHLAREMQKACGTGGTVKEGRIEIQGDKREAVARILSSAGFKPVFAGG, encoded by the coding sequence ATGAACGAAAAGAAGCGCATCCCCACGGACGGCGAGCCGGTGTTGTGGAACAGTCCGTTTGCGGTCTTGAAGAATCTTGAGCTGCCGCCGGATCCGCAACGAAAAAAGACTGACCGGCCCACTGCGATCTCTTCAGGGCGTGAGAAAACCCGTGGCCGCGTAGACATCATTCGTCAAACGGCGCATCGCGGCGGCAAGACGGTGACGGTCGTCACGGGGTTCACCGGCATCGGTCAGGCTGAGAAGGAGCATCTTGCCAGGGAGATGCAGAAGGCCTGCGGTACCGGGGGCACGGTGAAGGAAGGGCGGATTGAGATTCAGGGTGACAAACGAGAGGCAGTGGCCCGTATCCTAAGCAGCGCCGGATTCAAACCGGTCTTTGCCGGCGGGTGA
- a CDS encoding Acyltransferase 3: MIQSRWDPRSPSANLDCLRAIAVLAVVGCHTLLTLGYKPPDAACVFGVILFFVHTSLVLMSSLERIERTDAPLFSTFYLRRLFRIYPLSIFCVTVIVLFQLPRAPWWPWSSPDAFTILTNLSLSMNLFYKAEVTSVLWSLPLEVQMYVFLPVLYLIGKKHRLKGVALTWIGAVAAALVLPSISGRLSIASFGPCFVAGVATYFLGFKVPHPRLPFVGWLLMIGSGLFLYSYASTFIEVDIANWLLSLWIGLSAPFFVELRQAAVKRIAELIARYSYGIYLTHLQVLWFAFIVLKDHAKPVQYGTFALLGIGVPILLYHLVEHPMIRFGMKLTAGRALGAEKQPHAGGEKATAAIKRKGKLPRESRSRWPRHAQP, translated from the coding sequence ATGATACAGTCTCGCTGGGATCCCAGATCACCGTCGGCCAACCTGGATTGCCTCCGCGCCATCGCAGTGCTGGCCGTCGTCGGCTGCCATACGTTATTGACCCTCGGGTATAAGCCGCCGGATGCCGCGTGCGTGTTCGGCGTCATCTTGTTCTTCGTCCACACCAGTCTCGTGCTGATGTCGTCGCTTGAGCGGATCGAACGGACCGACGCGCCCCTGTTCAGCACATTTTACCTTCGCCGTCTGTTCAGGATCTATCCGCTCAGCATCTTCTGCGTCACCGTCATCGTTCTGTTCCAACTGCCGCGCGCGCCATGGTGGCCCTGGTCGTCTCCGGACGCCTTCACCATCCTGACGAACCTCTCATTGAGCATGAATCTCTTCTACAAGGCCGAGGTGACGTCCGTGCTGTGGAGTCTCCCGCTCGAAGTCCAGATGTACGTGTTCCTGCCTGTCTTATATCTGATCGGGAAAAAGCACCGGTTGAAGGGCGTGGCATTGACGTGGATCGGCGCCGTAGCCGCCGCGCTGGTCCTGCCGTCCATCTCAGGCCGTCTTTCGATCGCCTCCTTCGGACCCTGTTTTGTCGCGGGAGTCGCAACCTATTTCCTCGGATTCAAGGTCCCGCATCCCCGCCTGCCTTTCGTCGGTTGGCTCCTGATGATCGGAAGCGGCCTGTTTCTCTATTCCTACGCCTCTACGTTCATCGAGGTGGACATCGCCAATTGGCTGCTGTCCCTGTGGATCGGGCTGTCGGCGCCGTTCTTCGTGGAATTACGACAGGCCGCCGTAAAACGGATCGCGGAGCTGATCGCTCGCTACTCCTATGGGATCTATCTCACACATCTGCAAGTGCTCTGGTTCGCATTCATCGTCCTGAAAGATCACGCGAAGCCGGTGCAGTACGGCACTTTTGCGTTGTTGGGGATCGGAGTCCCGATCCTGCTGTATCACCTCGTCGAACATCCGATGATTCGATTCGGGATGAAACTGACCGCTGGGCGGGCCCTGGGCGCAGAGAAGCAGCCGCATGCCGGCGGCGAGAAGGCGACCGCGGCGATCAAGCGAAAGGGAAAGCTCCCGAGGGAAAGCCGTTCGCGATGGCCACGGCACGCCCAGCCGTGA
- a CDS encoding putative DNA alkylation repair enzyme, with product MAEPLKNQFGADIPRTIARMIAAVFPGFDQKAFVRSSLEGYDGLELMPRGWKIARTLRRYLPDDYEKAVEILLSSLDQTPKRPAGLGTMAPFLFLPHVLFVAEYGLEHFEPSMRAQYLLTQRFTAEFSIRRYLERHPSATMARLRTWAVDPSADVRRLVSEGTRPRLPWAPRLRAFQADPRPVLALLELLKDDPALYVRRSVANNLNDIGKDHPALLVETARRWMVDATEERRWIIRHALRSAVKRGESEALAVLGFGRSAPVSIRKVRLTPPRAAIGASITIACELVNEASTAQRLLIDLRVQYVKANGRPSPKVFKLKVCEVVPKETVQVKKMLSLAQRTTRTHYPGSHPIELMVNGRAHPLGTFDLVEK from the coding sequence ATGGCTGAACCGCTCAAGAACCAGTTCGGCGCGGATATCCCCAGGACCATTGCTCGGATGATTGCCGCCGTGTTTCCCGGATTCGATCAGAAGGCGTTCGTTCGGTCATCGCTGGAAGGGTATGACGGGCTGGAGCTGATGCCGCGCGGCTGGAAAATCGCGCGGACGCTTCGCCGTTACCTACCGGACGACTACGAGAAGGCTGTTGAAATCCTCCTGTCCTCTCTGGATCAAACGCCGAAGCGGCCCGCCGGCCTGGGCACGATGGCCCCCTTTCTCTTTCTTCCGCACGTGTTGTTCGTCGCCGAATACGGACTCGAGCATTTCGAGCCGTCCATGCGTGCACAATATCTCTTGACGCAACGGTTCACGGCGGAGTTCAGCATCCGCCGCTATCTGGAACGACATCCGTCAGCGACCATGGCTCGCCTCAGAACATGGGCCGTTGATCCAAGCGCCGATGTGCGCCGTCTGGTGTCGGAGGGTACGCGCCCCCGTCTGCCCTGGGCGCCGCGGCTGCGTGCCTTTCAAGCGGATCCGCGTCCCGTCCTCGCCCTGCTCGAATTACTCAAGGATGATCCCGCTCTGTACGTGCGTCGGAGTGTGGCGAACAACCTCAACGACATCGGGAAGGACCATCCGGCCTTGCTCGTTGAAACAGCGCGCCGGTGGATGGTGGACGCGACGGAGGAGCGGCGGTGGATCATCCGCCATGCGTTACGGTCGGCGGTGAAACGCGGAGAATCAGAGGCGCTCGCTGTGTTGGGATTCGGTCGATCGGCGCCTGTCTCAATCCGCAAGGTGCGACTCACGCCGCCGCGCGCTGCGATCGGAGCCTCCATCACCATCGCCTGTGAACTCGTCAATGAGGCTTCGACCGCGCAACGGCTGCTGATCGATCTGCGTGTGCAGTACGTGAAAGCCAACGGCAGGCCCAGTCCGAAGGTCTTCAAGCTGAAGGTGTGTGAGGTGGTTCCGAAAGAAACGGTGCAAGTGAAGAAAATGCTCTCATTGGCGCAACGGACGACCCGCACCCATTATCCCGGAAGCCATCCGATAGAACTCATGGTCAACGGTCGCGCCCATCCGTTGGGGACGTTTGACCTGGTGGAGAAGTAG
- a CDS encoding Oxidoreductase, short-chain dehydrogenase/reductase family, whose translation MRVIVVGGTGTIGNAVVKALSGRHDVVSVGRKTGAFHVDLASPDSITALFKAIGNCDAVVSTAGIAKFGNLEELTDEDYFIGLKNKLMGQANLVRIGTQFVSDRGSFTLTSGVLSREPMKGSASISMVNAGLEGFARAAALELPRGIRINVVSPPWVTETLLARGMDPSIGLPADRVALAYVSSLEGTMTGQVIDPRKIAA comes from the coding sequence ATGCGAGTGATCGTGGTCGGTGGAACAGGCACCATCGGGAATGCGGTCGTCAAGGCGCTGTCGGGCCGGCACGACGTGGTGTCGGTGGGACGTAAGACAGGGGCGTTTCACGTCGATCTCGCTTCGCCGGACTCCATCACCGCCTTGTTCAAGGCGATCGGGAATTGCGATGCCGTCGTGAGCACGGCCGGGATCGCCAAGTTCGGAAACCTGGAGGAACTGACCGATGAGGATTACTTCATCGGGCTGAAGAATAAACTGATGGGCCAGGCGAATCTGGTGCGGATCGGCACACAGTTCGTGAGCGATCGCGGTTCGTTCACGCTGACCAGCGGCGTGCTCAGCCGGGAACCCATGAAGGGCAGCGCCTCGATCAGCATGGTGAACGCCGGGCTGGAAGGTTTTGCTCGCGCCGCGGCGCTGGAACTGCCGCGCGGCATCCGCATCAACGTGGTGAGCCCGCCTTGGGTGACGGAAACCCTGCTCGCGCGGGGCATGGACCCTTCGATCGGCTTGCCGGCCGACAGAGTCGCACTGGCCTACGTCTCCTCTCTCGAAGGCACGATGACGGGGCAGGTGATCGATCCGAGAAAGATCGCCGCATAG
- a CDS encoding 2,5-diketo-D-gluconic acid reductase — MVTAYNQVSLPSFMYGTAWKKEATTTLVLQAVEAGFTAIDTANQLIHYQEALVGEALLRLAKQGTPRNSLFLQTKFTPVNGQDHRTPYDAQADLTTQVRQSFDSSLVHLHTDYLDSYVLHGPYSRRGLGAEDWEVWGAIETLYGAGKTKMIGISNVTAEQLRLLCERATHKPMVVQNRCYAALGWDREVRDICRAHHIVYQGFSLLTANRELFADPEVRAMATKYGMGLAQLVFRFAMQIGMLPLTGTTKRQHMNEDLESDRFTIEPEDLRRLETIGM, encoded by the coding sequence ATGGTGACTGCCTACAATCAGGTTTCGCTGCCTTCGTTCATGTACGGCACGGCCTGGAAAAAAGAGGCCACGACGACATTGGTGCTGCAGGCCGTGGAAGCAGGGTTCACGGCGATCGATACGGCGAATCAGTTGATCCACTACCAGGAGGCGCTGGTGGGCGAAGCCCTGCTGAGATTGGCGAAACAGGGGACTCCGCGCAACAGCCTCTTTCTCCAAACCAAATTCACGCCGGTCAACGGTCAAGACCATCGCACGCCCTACGATGCGCAGGCCGATCTGACGACACAGGTTCGGCAATCCTTCGACAGTTCCTTAGTTCATCTCCACACGGACTATCTGGATTCCTATGTGTTGCACGGTCCCTACTCTCGGCGGGGGCTGGGCGCGGAAGACTGGGAAGTCTGGGGGGCGATCGAGACGTTGTATGGTGCCGGAAAGACGAAGATGATCGGCATCAGCAATGTGACCGCGGAGCAACTGCGGTTGCTCTGTGAGCGGGCGACGCACAAGCCGATGGTCGTGCAGAATCGCTGTTATGCCGCGCTCGGTTGGGATCGGGAGGTGCGGGACATTTGCCGCGCGCACCACATCGTCTATCAGGGCTTTTCGTTGCTGACCGCCAATCGCGAACTGTTCGCCGATCCAGAAGTGCGGGCGATGGCGACCAAGTACGGGATGGGGTTGGCGCAACTGGTGTTTCGGTTCGCCATGCAGATCGGCATGCTTCCCCTGACCGGCACGACCAAGCGGCAACATATGAACGAAGATCTCGAGTCCGACCGGTTCACGATCGAACCCGAAGACCTCCGGAGGCTGGAGACGATCGGGATGTGA
- a CDS encoding Acetyltransferase, GNAT family, with protein sequence MSICITQAQPSDAPLIAGLVGELLQEITAAIGTDAFGFSQAETEARARGWLRDGTYTVLLARDGEVTLGLLTLVESRALYAEGSFGTIPELYVCPAFRSRKVGALLLAEAKRLARSRGWTRLEVTTPPLPQFDRTLAFYEAQGFNITGGRKMKADLS encoded by the coding sequence ATGTCGATTTGTATTACCCAGGCACAACCGTCCGATGCGCCGCTCATTGCCGGGTTGGTCGGGGAGTTGCTGCAGGAAATTACGGCGGCGATCGGAACGGACGCGTTCGGATTTTCTCAGGCCGAGACCGAGGCGCGGGCGCGAGGATGGCTGAGGGACGGAACCTATACGGTGCTGCTTGCGCGCGATGGCGAGGTCACGTTGGGATTGTTGACCTTGGTCGAAAGTCGTGCCCTCTATGCGGAGGGTTCGTTCGGCACGATTCCGGAGTTGTATGTGTGTCCCGCTTTCCGGTCCCGCAAGGTCGGCGCGTTGTTGTTGGCAGAAGCGAAACGGTTGGCGCGATCGAGAGGCTGGACCAGGTTGGAGGTGACCACGCCGCCGTTGCCGCAGTTCGATCGAACGCTCGCCTTCTACGAGGCGCAGGGATTCAACATTACCGGCGGGCGGAAAATGAAAGCGGATCTGTCATGA
- a CDS encoding NAD(FAD)-utilizing dehydrogenase, which produces MAAEQALAGGAQVELYDAMASVGRKFLLAGKGGLNLTHSDPPELFLSRYGNRRKHLEPLLEAFGPAALRGWARSLGIETFVGSSGRVFPVDMKAAPLLRIWLRRLRQAGLVVHVRHRWSGWDRQGALLFETPQGMQSVRADAVVLALGGGSWPKFGSDGAWVPLLAGKAVPIVPLQPANCGFDVEWSEHFRAKFAGHPVKTVGVVAKAPTGEVIRRMGEFVITETGVEGGVIYTVASCLREEIRAKGRGTLRLDLAPDRELPRLIKDLSQPRGKRTMATQLQRRAHIEGVKAGLLRELVSKEAFADPVRLAAAIKSLPLALVAPRPLAEAISTAGGVAFEALDKRLMLRALPGVFCAGEMLDWEAPTGGYLLTACFAGGRAAGAGAVAWLKGCASRAGDAGKADA; this is translated from the coding sequence ATGGCGGCGGAGCAGGCGTTGGCCGGAGGCGCGCAGGTGGAACTCTACGATGCGATGGCCTCCGTCGGCCGCAAGTTTCTCCTTGCGGGAAAGGGTGGGCTGAATCTGACCCATTCCGATCCGCCGGAGTTGTTTCTGTCGCGTTATGGAAATCGCAGGAAGCACCTGGAGCCGCTGCTCGAAGCCTTCGGCCCGGCCGCACTGCGTGGATGGGCTCGGAGTCTCGGCATCGAGACCTTCGTCGGTTCCTCCGGCCGTGTGTTTCCGGTCGATATGAAGGCCGCACCGCTCCTGCGAATCTGGCTGCGACGGTTGCGCCAGGCCGGCCTGGTCGTCCACGTGCGGCACCGTTGGTCCGGTTGGGACAGGCAGGGTGCGCTGCTCTTTGAGACGCCGCAAGGAATGCAATCCGTCAGGGCTGATGCGGTCGTGCTGGCGCTGGGGGGCGGCAGTTGGCCGAAGTTCGGGTCTGACGGCGCCTGGGTGCCGCTGCTTGCCGGGAAGGCGGTTCCGATTGTTCCGTTGCAACCGGCAAACTGCGGTTTCGATGTGGAATGGAGCGAGCATTTCCGCGCCAAGTTCGCCGGGCATCCGGTGAAGACCGTGGGGGTGGTCGCGAAGGCTCCGACCGGCGAGGTGATCCGTCGCATGGGAGAATTCGTGATCACGGAAACCGGGGTCGAAGGCGGCGTGATCTACACGGTGGCTTCCTGCCTGCGCGAGGAGATTCGAGCGAAGGGGCGAGGGACGTTGAGGTTGGATTTGGCACCGGATCGTGAGCTGCCGCGACTGATCAAGGATCTTTCTCAGCCGCGCGGAAAACGGACGATGGCGACCCAGCTACAACGGCGGGCCCACATCGAAGGGGTCAAGGCCGGCCTGCTCCGGGAACTCGTCTCGAAAGAAGCCTTCGCCGACCCTGTCAGGTTGGCTGCGGCGATCAAATCGTTGCCGCTCGCACTCGTGGCGCCGCGACCCTTGGCGGAAGCGATCAGCACCGCCGGAGGGGTGGCGTTCGAGGCGCTCGACAAGCGGTTGATGCTGCGTGCCCTCCCCGGTGTATTTTGCGCGGGAGAGATGTTGGATTGGGAGGCGCCGACGGGCGGCTATCTGCTCACGGCTTGTTTCGCCGGCGGTCGAGCGGCCGGTGCGGGGGCGGTTGCTTGGCTGAAGGGGTGTGCAAGTCGTGCGGGTGATGCCGGAAAGGCCGACGCGTGA